AGGCTGGCCTGGCAGATGGATGACTTCTCCAATGCCATTCTTCATAGGGTACAATTTTGAAGACTTGAGAGATGGACATCGACTGGCCAAAAACAGAACATATCATACCTACATAGTGGTTGTAACAGTGGTTCTTTTCTGCTAGCCTGCCATTTTATCCTTGCAGTCTGCCAGTGCCAGAGCAGTTGCAAATGAACTCTGTAGTTCCtagcaggaaatattttcactgtttagCATATGCATGAAGTTCACTGCATGCTTAAAAACTTCTGCTTACCATACACAGAGAGGCAGGCTGCTTAGAAAGACCCAACcagaataaaaaacaagtgATAAAGAAGTCTGGCACATTTTATTAGGAAGAAGCATTACCAGCCCCCCTGTTCACAGTACGGGTTGTACTGCAGGAGTTTTTTTAGCTCTGGTATCAGCTACAGGTGTCAGCTCACACATATGTCAGAACTTACTGGTACAAAGCTAGAAAGAAGTGTCTGTGATACCTCAAAATCTTTCAGAGCTAAGGTAATGGTTAGAGGGCATAGCAGGATACATGCCAGAAATGTGGAAGACGTTCTGCATAATCAAAGGAAGCACTGCAAGGAAAGAGCCTGCCCTCGTAAATCTACTGTCAGAACAAGGGCTCAGCATATGTCTGAGCCAAAGTTCTCAGGGTCCTCTCAGCAAATATACACATTCGGAGGAAGGTTTGACCAGGTAGATACCCTCACTCtttgcacaaaaaaatacaaaataaccATGATCTGATCTGACCTAGAGTATTTGCCTAAAGGTCTGACTCCACTACaaagtgattctttttttcttgggaaatggaacattttctgctttatgaCATTGCATTTGGTGTAGTCATCCAAACAGACCTTTCCCCCTGCCCAGACTCcactaataaaataataatggcCTCCATTCTACTAGAAGAAGCAGGTTTGCCAGGTGGATCGTGGCCACTGTAAGGCCTCCTTATGCTTCCCTACCTGCTCAGGGCTCAGATACATGGGCACCTTTTGCTGTGCTCACGCTCCTGCCATCCACAGTCAAGCCCCTGAATCCATACACCCTTCCTTTGTGGATGCTCCCTCTTGCTAGTTGTCCATTCTCCTCATGTTTCTTTCCACGTTCACCCCAAGAGGACATGGCACATTGGGCAGGACCAGGAAAGTGCCTGACCTGAGGAGGACAGGAGGTCCCAGTACACTCTGCCTGTGCTCAGGGCCGCTTTCCCATACGTCTGGTGTGGAGAAGCCCAGGTTATCCTCAGCAGTGTTGCAGTGCTGCTTTCAGGAGAAGGATGGGCAAGAGGTGTTCCTGGTGGGCAGGGCCTAAGCTTTATAAACCAGGAAGATATCAGATGTTGGTTTTCTTGCCAAGTTCCCTCCCCTCTTATTACTCTCTTCCAGAGGCTAAGGCTCCTCCTTTGCCACAGACGAGTGAGTTTAACTGAAACCATCCACCCCTGGGCAAGTGGGAAGGGCGTACATTGCCTCTTTTCCTCCTGGCAGCTGTCAGTGCCACTGCTGGCTCTGGGAGCTTTTGAGAAGCCCTTGTGTCTTGCCTCATCCCAGCCAGTGAGTAAATGCTTCTGTCCTCTGTGTAGTGCAGCTTGCTTTCAGATGATGGGCTGTGATGGGAGATCTACAGGGAGAAACCCCCCAGTTCTCCAGGGGATGGCCAGGAACAGGAAGCTCACCCCAGGGGCTTGGCTGCTGCTTGCGATCACACTCTCGAGAGCAGGGGTGCGTTTCGGTGAAGTATTTGGGCAGGCTACCATGGTGGGGGATAAGAAACAGAATAAGGAGTCTTCTCAGGCAGCCGCTGTGCACCAtgcagagtttattttcttcctgaatgtCTCAATTATCAACGtttgcttccccccccccccccccataacaTGGCCCTAGATGTTCAGCAGAGGCTGTAGGGAGTGTAACTGACCTCTTGCACTGTTTCATGTGCCCAAAACAGGAGCTACCCCTTCCTGAAATACAGCTCTTGTGGCAGGTGCATGGGGTGgaagggaaacagaagaaaaagcagtgccTTCTGTCCCCTCTAGAGAGGCTGAGGAAGCAAAGGCAATTAATTCTTTGTGACTCAGGGAGAGTGTAAAATGCTCCCAAGCACAGACTGCAAGACCCTGAAAACAAAGATGGCTCTTGCTCAGGCTCCTGTTCTCTCTGCTGGCGTTAGTGTCTCTGTTTAGTTTTGGTTTCACATCCTCTAGCAAGCTCAGCAGAGGGAGTTCCTTTTTGatgtggaggaagaggaagaggacaAGAAGAGAGTTTAGCATGCAAGCAGATGGCAAAGTTGAGAACGAGGAGACTGGCCACATTCAAGAACACCATGAACTGCTCATAAAGTTCTCAGCAAGCTGTTGTGTCTTATTCTGGTGCTGGACTTCTAGCTCTGCAAGACATTAGTATATTTGTCATTAGAAGGCCACAGCTGGTTATTTACAGTTTTGGcaatccttatttatttttggctatCATAAGGTGAACTTGCTTGAAATATTACATCCAGATCTTTgtgaaaagtaatattttccaAGCCTAATGAGGTATTGGGTGATACAGGTAGCAATACAGAGCAGCAGTACCTGAGGCTTGCTACATCCCTGTTGTCCATGCGGAATGAGCAACTTGCACTGTTGTTTTGGAAAGGTCAGTGTATTCTCCCCACAGCTTCTCCAGTGTGAATGGAGAGATTTTTCAGATAGAATGGAGAGATTTTtcacacaaagaacaaaaacctcCATAGCAATCACATCTAGATTTTATAAAGAGCTCCAAGGCAAACTGTTTGATTCCTTCTTATTTTGCATAGCTCAGCTAAAGTGAGGGAGTAGCCATCTGAGAAGGTTCAGTTATGGTCCACAGGACTTCCTTGTGGTCTGCAGAGAGTTATTTGCAGAGGGTTGCTGTGTTTAGGGCACTTGCTCTGCTTTATGCCTTTCCAAGTTGATAATAGCAAAAGCAGATAACAATATTCTGTACATTCCTAATATTAAATCCCAAGTAGATAATACCATTTAATACTATtacaatatttaatatatgaaaatactattataatatttataaatattttataatatatatttatatattataatatttaatacTAAATACTATTTAATACTATTAAATAGCAAGTAGATAATCCAAGTAGATAATAGTTATTACTAAGGAATTTTGCTGTTGCAAATTCTTGAATGAAATATATGGTTACTTATCATTACTAtaacaaattaattcaaattctaGCTAGATGAAACATGTTTGCTCCCAGAAATAATACCACTGAGTTAAATCAGATCATGAGTCAGTGCTTGAGTGTCACTGAAGTTTAGAGTATTGATCTGAGTTGAAGCCAGGGACTGAGCCAGATGCTTGATACCCCAGTTCCTGAACTGAGAGCCTGTCACCAATATCAGTGTTCCTGCACTGCACTACAAGTGTGTAGTGTAGCTCAAGAAGAGAAGCATGGACAGGCAAGATAGTATGCCTTTGGCAGACAGAACAGTTTGCATTGTATTTCTGTCttgtatttctgtgtatttttatgctGAATAATTTCATCATGTGTGatttcatgttttgctttcacagaaaagaatgatggatttcaaagaggaaattaaaCCCATTTCTGATGTATGTATTAAAGAAACCAGTTCTGCATTATCTACAAGAGCAGGAATGTCAGATCTTCAAGGACCACTGGTGCTTCCTGAGCTACCTGAACTGGCAGCCCATGAGACTCACCACATCTTTGTCAGTTATAGCAACACTGATTCAGCCTGGTCAAGGAACTTTATCCAGAGTTTAGAGACTGTGATTCCTAATCTGAAGGCGTGTTATCATGAGAGAGACTTTATACCGGGTAAAACCATAATTGAAAACATGGTTGAATCCATTCAAGGAAGCCAGAAAATAGTCTTAGTTCTCAGCCCTGACTTTGTCCAGAGCAGGTGGTGTCTTCTGGAAGCCAATCTGTCTGTCTTCCAAGACTGTTTGGGAAGGAAGCCTGTGATCCCCATCATGTTAGTGCCCTGTTTTGTGCCACTACACCTCACCCATTTGACTTATCTTGACACCAATGACGTCCAATTTTTAGATAAAGTTGTCAAGGTCATTTGCACTCCCAATGACAAGATGAGGAATGCCACCATGGTTCCTTATAGCCCTCCATCTCTCTACAATGGGAAGTCCCTCCTGGCTCTACCTGCAGTGGATGACCAGGTCATTCCAAAATGGAGAGGAGGCACATTCAGTGAGGCACTGCCTGACCAGCTGAGTATAGTCTGTGAAGATACTGAGGTCTACAGAAAGGCCATCCAGATGATTAATGAGGTATCTTCTAGGGTATCACCTTGTACCTCAATCAGTGTTGTCTCCGGGATATCAGTTTGCATATTGGGAAGCTTATTTTTGATGATTGGTATCTTCTTATTTGTTGGGTTTGACCAGTACTCTGGTGATTCTTATACAATTTTCCTGGGCTGTATTATGATCTTTGCAACTCTGtgtaccttttctgtttttgttaattGTGCCTACAACTACAAAATCAAATCAGCTGATGAGAAACTTCTGGAGATGTCCCAAGCTGCTGGTGAGGCCAACTCACTGCTGATAAAGAATTCCCTTCTGGTTGGCTGTGATTCCCAACTGAAGCTCCAGTTAGTCTACATCTCCCTCGAGGGGTGCAGGAGTCACTTCTCAGAGATTTTTAGAGAGGGAGAACCCTCTGCTGAAGAGATGTTCCAGAGAGCCTTGCACTATTTCTCCTCTGATTATGCCTGTTGTGTAGCCAAGAAGCATTTCCAGTTCTCTTTCTTGGGGACAACACCAGGACACTGGGATAAAGGGCCTTGTTTTTGCcagtttgttttccactgtATGGAGAAAGGGTCCTGGTACTGGAATAGTGATTATCATCCAGATAAAAGAGAACTGGATTTAGGTTAGATGCTGGTGAGGTTATACTTTGAGCAGCAGGCAAGATAAATATGTAGCGGACACTGGTATCACTGTATCACTGGTCCTTTTTTGTCTTGACAAAAAAAGAGCTTTGGGtataagaaagagaaagggattGTATTCTATTTCCATTTGACCCTCGAAGAAATTCAACACTAAGGTATCTGCAGGCAAAATATCTATGGTGTCaatgtcacaggaaaaaaaaagtcatttcttcaTCTACTAAGGTAGCTACACTCAAGTACAGCCCACTTATATACTGCCGACAGGACAAAGGttaggggaaaaagaagcataaaCCACAAGGTGGTTGGCAGTGCAGACATCTAGGCGTACAGAAGGTGTCTTGCTGAAGGCtaataaggggaaaaatgttcTCCAAAGAACATCATTTCCCCTCCATTTCAGGCTTATTTGCAGGGGAGGTAAAGTAAGTCAAAGAGAAGGCTGGTTGATTTACTGTCTCTTGAGCACACCATGTTCTTTATTACATGCCCTCTAATTAATCATTTCTGTAGGTTGTACAAATACAAACTGGACAAGTGCTCATCTTCAAGTCTAGTCTTGATAAAGCCCATAAGGAATTGCCTTGATGTATGCAAGGGtggagtaggaaaaaaaaaaaagtacttgtgAAAAGTGCGGTAGTGGGCAGAACTGAACAGCAGTGGAATTACCAGAGATTGCTCATCCCTTCTGGAGAGCAAGCATCTTTAGATACATGATGTATGTGATGCTCCCCTTTCTTTCTGGCCTGGAGAGCTCCAGTGAGAGCAGCTGGGAAACTCCAGTTGTCTGTCAGAAGGATGAAACCTCATCTCATCCTTTTCAGGGGCAACATTTTTAGTCCACACAGAGCATTTACCAGGCTGATTTCTTGCTACATCAAGAAGTTCTCTCTTCAGCACCTGATTGACTCTGTGAACTGCAGTGGTTACTTTCAGATAGCAGTTATCAGGTATATACATTTACAAGAAAAGGGAGTGGATGTTATGCAGGGGCCTGTCTTACTGTGGCAAGGACAGGGTCTTAAAATAACTGCTGAGAGGAGCCTGGGACAGTTGCACTGTTACTCTGTTAGTGTTGGGCACCACAGCTTGTGTGACTTCTCAAACTGAAATTGCTGTCTGTACtgagctattctatgattctatgaaaataaaataaaataaaataaaataaaataaaataaaataaaataaatatttttaggcACATTAAGAACGTGACAAAATATTGGGGTCTGCATTATTGTTTATTACAGTAATGAGTTTCCTGGCATCTGTTCAGCAAAATAGGAACTGGGTTTGCAGATCCACTTTCAAGGAGACTCAAACACAGTCTAAGAGCTAATGCTGGGGGTAGGCCTAATAGGTAATTATGCCCAAGGATGAGGTCTAACAATAGGGAGAATTTGTGCAGTTATAATATCGACATTGCTGTGCCAACCAGACTTCGGTATGGATTTCCTCATACCTACAACACATCTTTCAAGAAATTTCTATGCTTGGCTAAACATGTCCTCCAGCCTGACAGGTATGAGAGGGGGTTAATTTtcacaaataatatttaataatccATTGTAGCACTCTTAACCCATTGGTCTGCAGGTCACAGGCAATGTGGTATAGCTACTCAATTCATAAACCTCTCACACAGTCTTGCACAATGGTACTGGTAATGTGGATGCCTTGGctgctttgtatttgtttcagCTCCTGGTATTGAGTGGTTAGTTCAGTCAAAAGTATAAGCATACTATGCTGATTATAATGCATAGTGGAATAGGCAAACAGCAGTCCTGAATGGATGTCCACAGCTACGAATACTTAGTGTTTGCCCTGCCAGGCTGGCAGGAGCCACATATCATTGACTTGCCATATTTCACTAGCATAGCGTCGTTTAATTGAGCCTTTAACAGAGGGACGAGATTAAATCAGGAACAAGTAAGGCAACTCAAACAGGCTGCTTGCAAAGCTTTTAATGGCACTTGTTCTCTCTTCTTGGCAGCCCATGCTTTGGCTGCAGTTGCTCATCACTGCCCTGAAGCTGTGTATATTTGAGTAGCCTTTGTCATAGTATCTTCTTTAGTTATTCAATCTGCTACAGTGTTGTGGACAGTTCCAGAGGCATTACACTTTGTAGGCACATCCGCATATCACATCCAGATTGGTTTTTGCAAACTAATGCAGTATATTTCTTGTCACAGGTCTTTACCCCAAAAAGGTTTTACAATGCTGATAAACTCCTTCGTGGCCCAGTATGCCATCCATGTCAGTAACCCTTTGCAAACAACCTGGTTGTTGgtatatgcacacacatgccCTTCTGTACAACTGAGTGTTAAATGGACCATATACTGTTTGTCCTACTGCCTAGATTGGCCTCACTGGTATCTAACAATGTTTGTTTCCAGTCTGGGTTATAGTATACCGCTTGCCACCCACAGTATTGTATGCGGCCAATCTGTCAATTACCCACGCAAcatgtttctgttcttctgttagATCACCATACAGCGGGACCTCCTGCCTATAGATGGATGGTTAAAAAGTTATTGCCCATTCTATTGATTCTGGGGAATGGGTGAAAGCAACAGCTCCCCAGAAGGGCAGCATGAGCGTAAGTGATGTTGGGTTTGCCTGAAAGCATACCTTGCTGCAAATAGTGTTTCCATTTAAAGTGGGTAGGCTGAAAGTAAAAGGTCCTAAAACAGTTTGCAGCACTCTGCCCCATCAATATATCAAAGCCAAGAAAACATCTATATATAGGAGCTGCCAGCACCATGGTGCAGATTTATCAATAGCCAATTTAAAATGGCCCAGcaaacccatttttttccccatacccCCCTAAAGCTATCACCCactgctcccctccccagggccACATTATCCTTAGGGATACATAGGGATGTTGGTCCCCTGGGTGGTATGCTCCGATGGAAACATGTGATGTTTCCATATGATTATCTCATCTCTCCGAGGAGATCGTGGCCCCGTGACCATACACAGATCTCGAGCTCACCCTGTTTATTTCCCGTGCTTTGCGCATTGGTATACAGGCActttagggaagcagcaggtgTGGTTACCCCTAGAGGGACACAGGAAGATTCCAGACGGGGTATCGGGAGCATTACCTTCTCTGAGGAGCCCTCAGACAATCCTATGGGACAACTCAGAGGTTTTTCCCTGCTatcttcaacagtgacagcagtgacaatatcccccagccctcctctgtCACATATaacttctctcccttcccctgtcaaacctagtttaaagccctggtaATAAGTCCAGAGAGCTTGCTCCCCAATACACTTGTGCCCCACTTGCTGAGTCGGAGTCCATCAGCAGCCCACATACCTGGCTTCTCAAAGGCCTGCCCAAGATCAAAATACCCAAAGCCTTGGTCTAGACACCACCCCCTCAACCAGTCATTTACCTGTCCCGttctccttctttctgggtCCCAGTCACCCATTGGGAGGACAGATGAGAACACTACCTGCACCCCTGATCCCTTCAACATCCTTCCCAGGGATGCAAAGTCCTTTTCAATGTTACTCATTTTCCTTGTTGCAGCATCCTGGGACCCAGCCTGAATGACAGTAAGAGAACAGTAGTCCTCTGGTTTaatgagctgtggcagagccttcCTAACGTCTCTGACACGCACTCCAGGAAGACAACACACCTCTCTGGAGAGGTTATCCGGGCGGCAAACGGGAGCCTTGGTAACCCCAAGCAAGGAGTCCCTGATTACTAAGACTCTCTGCCCGTTCTTTGTGGCACTGGTTTGGATGCAGTGCCCTGACCGGCCCCACTCCCTATGCTTGGTACTTCCCTTGTCCTTGACATGCTTCTTGGGGCGTGGGTTCCAACTACTGTCCAGACCTTCATCCTTTTCCTGCCCGAGAGCCTCGAATCTATTACACAGGGACACTGTGGGGGTTGGTGGCACCGTGGGTGTTGAGGGCAGATACCTCCTTCTGCTTTGAGCAGATACAAGGGTCCAGCCCCTTTCCTCTCATGGGAGGTTAagccctctgtcctgcaggtgagcagctggATCAGCTACTACCTCTTGCAGGGACttaggagggggctgctgggcctcAGTAGGGATAGGTTGACACCTCCTGTCTCCCTCAGAGACTCCCAGGAGCCCCTCAGGCTGCCGATctcttgctgcagcccagccattTGCTCAAGCAGTTCCTTGAGCAGGGCACACCTGAACCCATGACAGCCCACTCTTCCCCCAAAGCCCAGGGGGGCCTCCAGATTCCAGAGCACACTGCAGTCCTCAGTCTGGACTGCTACTTCACCAGATGCGACTCCACCAGATGCTCTGGCCTGATAAGCAGGAACTTGCTGCAGGTCCGTCTGTGGTTCAAGAATGCTGAGGAATCTTACTATAAGTACGTTCTAAAAGTTGGCTAAAGTTTGGTAGTTGCTAAGCAGAGGGTTGAATTGGTCAATACACTCCTTTCTGCTCACCAGTCTTCTGAATTCATCTCCCTTACAAAAAaactgtttgtattttatttatcaaaaaagAATAGAGTGTATTGAGGTCTAGTGTAAgagaaactactttttttttgttgttgttccagcaaactccatgtttttctttaaaactacGTTTAGTCCATCTCCACTGTTCTCTAAATGTACTGTATTCTCTCAGAGGATTCCTGcacagttgaaaaaaatatggatatttttttaaacatgtattatttttctggttgtttGATCTTCATGTTTTGTCCCAGACCTCATAATAACAAGGAAACTTTTCAGAGGGttaatgtgtatatatgtgtcgacacatatgcatatatacacacatattttCTCTTCAACATGCACTCAGCCATTTATCTTTGTTGATTCTTCCATGAAGGGATCATTCAGGTTATCTAAAATCAAACCATGCATGGGGGGGAATTGCACAGAAATCATGCTTTTATGTCAGTGCCATCACAGACAAGTGGAAGAGACAACTCATACCAACCAGAGAAGTGAGGTTGGAGGAATATTGCCCCAATCAGTAAATGAGCAGAATAACCCAGTTAATCCAATAAAGACCACTTTGCTGTGCATCTCTTGTAGTTTAGACTTGCCAGATAGTCTCTTAGGTAAAGAGGTTCTTGTCTCTTTCTCCCCTGAGACATGGTGGTTGGGAAATCTAGTATTTCctgatttacttttttatgtgatttttcagattgttttaaagattttcagtggaatattataataataagtGACTGCAATGTAAATAGTGTATGGCCTTAGCATAGACTGTAGGGAATATTACTGTTGCAAGAATAGGACAATTTGGCGCAAGAAAAgggtattttaattttaaagctgctGTGCATTTATGTGAAAGCTATCCTAAGCCAAACAAACACTGTCTTTTGTTGGCTCAACTGTAAATAGGATGCTACAGACAGGGCTGCAAAGAATGGTCCTTCTGACAAAGGGCATCCCTGGGATGCATCTTTGTGGTAGACTTCAGCTCTGCATCTGACTGCCAGCTACCACACTGGTAAGCAGGAAGATGTCTTTGTCCTTTCTCTAAATTGAATTGTACTGCTTTTCATGTCTACATAGCTACTGTCCAGAATGTGATATGCTTTGGTTTTGTGCTTTGAGTGTCATCTCTCCCTCCTCATAGTTTTGGCCAAGTCATGAATGTAGTGCTTTTAGTCAAGAGcatgctttccttttcaaaagggCCACTTGTTGCATTGTGACTACCCTGGGTTCCCTTTGCCCTTCATCAGAGGCAAAATAgctgaagtgatttttcttgaaGCAAACTTGGATATAGGTCTATGAATATAGGACAAACCCTAAAGAATACCTCttgagtcatagaatcataagaaattcttcctaatgtccagtctaaacctccccttGTGCACTTGAGGCCATTTTCTCATGTTCTAgcacttgtcacctgagaaaagagaccaacacccacCTTGCTACAATCTCCTTTCAGGCAATTGTAAAGAGCAATGGGGTCtccccttttctccagactatacaagcccagttccctcagccgctcctcaaaGCTCTTGTTTTCCAATgctttcaccagcttcattgctctccTCTGCACACCCTCTAGCAACTCCGTATGCCTCTTGttgtgaggggcccaaaactgaacacaatacttgAGGTGCAGTCTCACCAATGTTGTGTAAAAGGGGACAATTACTTctctagtcctgctggccacactatttctgatgcaggccaaGATACCATATGCCTTCTTGCCCACCCGAGCACTCTGCTCGTTCATGTTCAGACCagcactcccaggtcctttACTGTtgggcaactttccagccactatTTCCAAAGCCTACACTGCTGTATAGGGTTGTTATGACCCAAGTTCAGGACCTGccacttagccttgttgaatgcCATTCAATTGGACACAGCCCATTGATctagcctatccagatccctctgcagagtcTTCCTGTCCTCAAACAGATCAACACTCCTGCCAAATTTGgtattgtctgcaaacttactgagggtgcactcaatcccctcacTCGGATCactaataaaaattatatgcaAAACTGTCCCTAAGGCCGAGCCCTGGGGAATGCCACTGGTGACTGGGTGCCAGCTGGATTGAACTCCATTCACTAAGACTCTCTGAGCCCAGTTACTCAGACAGTTCTTCACCCAGTGAACTGtacacctgtccaagccatgagcagacagtttctccaggagaatactgtgggacacagtgtcaaatgctttactaAAATCCATATAAAAAACATCctctgcctttccctcatctactaAGTTCTCAGTCCCAGGTTCTTCTTGATAATGGTCATTGAGTGAAGCACCCTGGATCCTGCCATGTATCTAGGATGCACACTATGAGGCTCACACTGTCAGCCTGACCTAGCCAAATGACTGTTGACCCATTGCCCAActgcagaaagaattaaaaccaaCCTTGTAATTCTCTGCAGTCACCAACCACAGAAGTTCTGAGAGGTTAGGTTTGGATTGGTGTGGGATTCCCCTGCCCTTGGCATCAGGATGAGACCACAACAAAGGCTGAGTTGGTGTGAGttact
This is a stretch of genomic DNA from Cygnus atratus isolate AKBS03 ecotype Queensland, Australia chromosome 1, CAtr_DNAZoo_HiC_assembly, whole genome shotgun sequence. It encodes these proteins:
- the LOC126913341 gene encoding uncharacterized protein LOC126913341 — encoded protein: MMDFKEEIKPISDVCIKETSSALSTRAGMSDLQGPLVLPELPELAAHETHHIFVSYSNTDSAWSRNFIQSLETVIPNLKACYHERDFIPGKTIIENMVESIQGSQKIVLVLSPDFVQSRWCLLEANLSVFQDCLGRKPVIPIMLVPCFVPLHLTHLTYLDTNDVQFLDKVVKVICTPNDKMRNATMVPYSPPSLYNGKSLLALPAVDDQVIPKWRGGTFSEALPDQLSIVCEDTEVYRKAIQMINEVSSRVSPCTSISVVSGISVCILGSLFLMIGIFLFVGFDQYSGDSYTIFLGCIMIFATLCTFSVFVNCAYNYKIKSADEKLLEMSQAAGEANSLLIKNSLLVGCDSQLKLQLVYISLEGCRSHFSEIFREGEPSAEEMFQRALHYFSSDYACCVAKKHFQFSFLGTTPGHWDKGPCFCQFVFHCMEKGSWYWNSDYHPDKRELDLG